AACCCAATGCCGGCGCCGATCTGGCGCGACACTACACCCCGGACACCGTCAAGCTGGTGCTGGTGGCGAGTTCCTTTCAAAAGACGGAAATGCCGGAGGCGCTGTCGAAATGGGCCAGCCATCTGGCCTACCGGTGGCTGAAGGAGAGCTTCGAAAGCATCGAAGTCACCAGTGCGCAGGCGCTGTAGGGCGAGGCCTTAGTCAGCCGCGCAGCAGCAGGATCAGCAGCAGAATGAAGCCCACGACGGCGGCGATGGCGAGCGCCGCAGCCTGCCAATCCGAGGTCGAACCCTTGGGGCCGTGCTTGAGCTGATGGCTGGCCGCCGGCCACAGCCGGAACACCATGATGCCGAGCACCACCGCAACGAGGATCTTGAGCCACAGGTCCATGGATGGGAATTATCCGTTGAGGAAAACGCGCGCGGGCCCGGCATTTCTGCAGGGCCCGCGCGGGTCGTCACGGTTGCCGCGATCAGTCATCGCCGCCGGCGAAGACCGACAGCAGGTGCAGCAGGTGGATGAACAGATTGTAGATGTCCAGATAGAGCGCGACGGTGGCACGCAGGTAGTTCGTCTCACCCCCGTTGATGATACGGCTGGTGTCGAACAGGATCAGTGCGCTCATCAGCAGCACCACGACGCCGGAGATGGCCAGCGACAGGGCCGGAATCGCCAGAAACAGGTTGGCGATTATGGCCACCAGGGCGACGATCAGGCCGACGAACAGGAATCCGCCCATGAAACTGAAGTCACGGCGGGTGGTCAGGGCATACCCGGACAGGCCGAGGAAGATGACACCGGTACCACCCAGCGCCGTCGCCACCAGGCGGGGACCGCCGGCGAAGGCCAGATAATGGGTGAGCATCGGACCCAGACCCAGGCCCATCAGGCCGGCGAAGGCGAACACCACGGCGATACCGGCACTGGAGTTCTCGGTGCGCGGCAACACCAGCCACAGCAGGCCGATGGCGCCGAGGGTGGAGATCATGCCCACCGTCGGCGAGACGCCCATGACCATGCCCACACCGGCCGTCAGGGCACTGAACAGCAGGGTCATGGACAGGAGCGCATAGGTATTGCGCAGGACCTTGTTGGTCGAGACGGTGCCGCCCTGTCGAGCAGTCAGCACATGGTCGAATGAATTCATGATCTCAGAA
The Gammaproteobacteria bacterium DNA segment above includes these coding regions:
- a CDS encoding Bax inhibitor-1/YccA family protein, coding for MNSFDHVLTARQGGTVSTNKVLRNTYALLSMTLLFSALTAGVGMVMGVSPTVGMISTLGAIGLLWLVLPRTENSSAGIAVVFAFAGLMGLGLGPMLTHYLAFAGGPRLVATALGGTGVIFLGLSGYALTTRRDFSFMGGFLFVGLIVALVAIIANLFLAIPALSLAISGVVVLLMSALILFDTSRIINGGETNYLRATVALYLDIYNLFIHLLHLLSVFAGGDD